From Salvelinus namaycush isolate Seneca unplaced genomic scaffold, SaNama_1.0 Scaffold60, whole genome shotgun sequence, one genomic window encodes:
- the LOC120042027 gene encoding pyroglutamylated RF-amide peptide receptor-like, with translation MGSRKITPEVLQEMLQHYNLTRQEFIESYNIQPLVYVPELPLGAKTTFVIMYAIIFVLALVGNSLVVYIVVRKRAIQTSTNIFICSLAVSDLLITFFCIPFTLLQNISSEWLGGVLICKTIPFVQTMAIVTGILTMTCIAVERYQGIVYPLKMRRQYTPKRAYKMLGLVWSASVVVGSPMLFVQQLEVKYDFLYDHHHVCCQERWRSLTHRQVYTTFIMVALFLMPMAAMLFLYTRIGIELWIRKRVGDSSVLNTMNHREVNKISRKKKRAVKMMITIVLLFTICWAPFHTVHMLFEYNNLEKNSDEVTVNMIIAIVQAIGFSNSFNNPIIYAFMNENFKKSCVATLSRCLRKPFDHRGGAVETPNNPTVLFIRPLKREAFSETGGGANGGLAQGVLENGPSVSSQTSSALAGEKMTVNTELPSEQRRSVEIVSLQT, from the exons ATGGGGTCCAGGAAAATAACACCCGAGGTTCTGCAAGAGATGCTACAACATTACAACTTAACGCGACAAGAGTTCATCGAGTCTTACAACATTCAGCCGCTTGTCTACGTCCCTGAGCTACCGTTGGGCGCTAAGACTACTTTCGTCATTATGTATGCTATCATTTTCGTCCTGGCTCTGGTTGGGAACAGTTTGGTTGTCTACATAGTGGTGCGTAAAAGAGCAATACAGACCTCCACTAATATCTTCATCTGTTCTCTGGCGGTGAGCGATCTTCTTATCACATTCTTCTGTATCCCGTTCACCTTGTTGCAGAACATCTCCTCGGAATGGCTCGGAG GTGTTCTCATCTGCAAGACGATTCCTTTTGTTCAGACTATGGCCATAGTGACAGGGATTCTCACAATGACCTGCATCGCCGTGGAGAGGTACCAGGGAATTGTCTACCCCTTGAAAATGAGGAGGCAGTACACTCCGAAAAGAGCATACAAGATGCTAG GACTTGTATGGAGTGCATCAGTGGTTGTGGGATCCCCAATGCTGTTCGTACAGCAACTAGAG GTGAAGTATGACTTCCTGTACGACCACCACCACGTGTGTTGTCAGGAGCGTTGGCGTTCCCTGACTCACAGACAAGTGTACACCACCTTCATCATGGTAGCTCTGTTCCTGATGCCCATGGCAGCCATGTTGTTTCTCTACACACGGATAGGGATAGAGCTGTGGATCAGGAAGAGGGTGGGGGACTCCTCTGTCCTGAACACCATGAACCACAGAGAGGTCAACAAAATATCcag GAAGAAGAAGCGAGCTGTAAAAATGATGATTACCATCGTTCTGCTGTTCACAATCTGTTGGGCTCCGTTTCACACCGTTCACATGCTGTTTGAGTACA ACAACCTGGAGAAGAACTCTGACGAGGTGACGGTGAACATGATCATCGCCATCGTCCAGGCCATCGGCTTCTCCAACTCCTTCAACAACCCGATCATCTACGCCTTCATGAACGAGAACTTCAAGAAGAGCTGTGTGGCTACCTTGTCGCGCTGCCTCAGGAAGCCCTTCGACCACCGGGGCGGCGCTGTGGAGACGCCCAACAACCCCACTGTACTGTTTATTAGACCACTGAAGAGGGAGGCCTTCTCAGAGACTGGAGGTGGGGCTAATGGGGGCTTGGCGCAGGGTGTGCTGGAGAACGGTCCGTCCGTCTCCTCTCAGACCTCCTCAGCCTTAGCAGGGGAGAAGATGACGGTGAACACTGAGCTACCCAGTGAGCAGCGGAGATCTGTTGAAATAGTCTCGTTACAGACTTAA